Proteins from a single region of Kluyveromyces lactis strain NRRL Y-1140 chromosome C complete sequence:
- the KRR1 gene encoding ribosome biosynthesis protein KRR1 (highly similar to uniprot|P25586 Saccharomyces cerevisiae YCL059C KRR1 Essential nucleolar protein required for the synthesis of 18S rRNA and for the assembly of 40S ribosomal subunit), translating to MVSTHNKDKPWDTDEVDKWNIEEFKPEDNKSGLPFAEESSFMTLFPKYREAYLKSVWKDVTRSLDAHHIACELNLVEGSMTVKTTRKTYDPAVILKARDLIKLLARSVPFPQAVKILEDDVACDVIKIGNFVSNKERFVKRRQRLVGPNGNTLKALELLTKCYILVQGNTVSVMGPYKGLKEVRRVVEDCMKNVHPIYHIKELMIKRELAKKPELAEEDWSRFLPMFKKRNVARKKPKKIKEKKIYTPFPPAQLPRKVDLEIESGEYFLSKREKEVKKLHERREQQAAKHAEKESERAKDFIAPKETDYKSSISKSTKSSLGDRKRQRTD from the coding sequence ATGGTCTCTACTCATAATAAAGACAAGCCTTGGGATACGGACGAGGTTGACAAATGGAATATCGAGGAGTTTAAACCCGAGGACAACAAGTCTGGCCTTCCTTTTGCTGAAGAATCCAGTTTTATGACTCTATTTCCAAAGTACAGAGAAGCGTACTTGAAATCAGTTTGGAAAGACGTTACGAGGTCTCTCGATGCACATCATATTGCATGCGAATTGAATTTAGTTGAAGGTTCTATGACTGTAAAGACTACAAGAAAAACGTATGATCCAGCAGTAATCTTGAAGGCTCGTGATTTGATTAAACTTTTGGCCAGATCTGTGCCATTCCCACAAGCAGTGAAAATCCTAGAAGACGATGTTGCCTGTGATGTTATAAAGATTGGTAACTTTGTTTCTAATAAAGAAAGGTTCGTGAAAAGAAGGCAGAGACTAGTGGGTCCTAATGGTAACACTTTGAAAGCCTTGGAGCTTCTAACAAAATGTTATATTCTTGTCCAAGGTAATACTGTCTCAGTAATGGGACCATATAAAGGATTAAAGGAAGTACGCCGTGTCGTCGAAGATTGTATGAAAAACGTACATCCTATTTACCATATCAAAGAACTCATGATAAAGAGAGAACTTGCTAAGAAGCCTGAGTTAGCCGAGGAAGACTGGTCTAGATTTTTACCTATgttcaagaagagaaatgttgcaagaaagaaaccaaagaagatcaaggagaagaaaatatacaCACCATTCCCACCTGCACAATTACCTAGAAAGGTTGATTTGGAGATTGAGTCCGGTGAGTATTTCTTGAGCAAGAGGGAGAAGGAAGTCAAAAAGTTACATGAGCGCAGGGAACAACAAGCCGCTAAACACgctgaaaaggaaagcGAGAGAGCCAAGGATTTTATTGCACCAAAAGAAACCGACTACAAAAGctcaatttcaaaatctaCAAAGAGCTCTTTAGGAGACAGGAAAAGACAGCGTACCGATTAA